In one window of Solanum pennellii chromosome 2, SPENNV200 DNA:
- the LOC107008750 gene encoding protein BREAST CANCER SUSCEPTIBILITY 2 homolog B-like isoform X3: protein MSMWQLYSVSVNDFRWKVSDGESLTEEPSLTLPPQQLQSIPDLLCQGTSRLAGNTDSTCTRFPIFRGKPVSVKHSSISTALSILGDEDKPILDTGIGTGRQDVLTFQEAVFQKGSGEPLNAPQSFSSSSLNKQFSMSNSLFQTASGKPVNISCTGLNKAKALLGLEENGDHETFPGSGKKNTTSDELFGFRNSFPIVEVEGIASTGSTNVSAASLSPFDVKFNSPVCPAEELVADFLHSADKPPPIKFHTAGGRSITVSCEAFKRAKSLLGDLELGCLVDEKDMADPLLSFSKDQKSVDQVSTKELNSDTPVSLLSAAKENLVPASNLIKEFDAVAKESTSRLDHSIPQNGEPFNNNSAATDLRENDIASKPKLLERPSRGPLVDISNNIGGGIADRNQNVGRKRKPGGSFVSPFKKPRSTSIVNPLKRNDSSAANGFSDLAPKLPSQKGKVSIRYPFHVARLYMKEYLGKPPSILSKLESLPDDVSRMNPATAETYVFNDESCSGCIGVGSFLEMLSQSGASMQYVSKKWITNHYKWIVWKLASYERCYSGKFSGKLLTICNVLEELKYRYEREVNHGHRSAVKRILEGDLPPSSMMVLCVSNIYSIRVSPVGPQSSLSSTTENGTCAKVELTDGWYSIIAVLDLQLSKKMATGKLFVGQKLRIWGAGLCGWTGPVSPLEVSGTTSLLLHINGTYRAHWASRLGFCKGGGIPLSFMSIKDGGGAVPLTLVVISRIYPVLFRERLSNRGFVVRSERMEVKEMQNFNERRSSIVEGVVSESQREKRDAYIGSDYESKEGARILRILERAAEPEVLMAEMTSEQLNLFSSYQAKLEAFRQSDMQKSLEKALQTAGLAERDVTPFMRVRVVGLTSKRTSLKCCPKEGLITIWNPTEKQHCGLAEGQAFSVTGLTPISSDSSTLYLQTKGSTSKWLPLSPRAVEHFESSFCPRQSISLSKLGEVPISREFDIAAVVVFVGQLYAEAHQTKQWVFVADGSKAMLDSDDELETLMAISFTSPHIGTDSFAPINSNLVESTVCFCNVIKRARDNVNNLWVAEATENSTYYLNYDHSDCSHLKDAGASAERWAKISGLRLEKLRGRVLSIIS, encoded by the exons ATGTCGATGTGGCAGTTGTACTCCGTGTCGGTGAATGATTTCCGATGGAAAGTCTCGGATGGAGAGTCTCTTACTGAAGAACCGAGCTTAACCCTACCTCCCCAGCAGCTCCAATCCATACCCGATCTCTTGTGTCAAG GAACTTCGAGATTAGCAGGGAACACTGATTCAACTTGTACAAGATTTCCAATTTTTCGAGGGAAACCTGTGTCAGTGAAACATTCTTCCATATCAACAGCTCTTTCCATCCTTGGTGATGAAGACAAGCCGATTTTGGACACAG GCATAGGAACTGGAAGACAAGATGTTCTTACTTTTCAGGAAGCCGTGTTCCAGAAAGGCTCAGGGGAACCCCTTAATGCTCCACAATCCTTTTCCTCTTCTAGCTTGAACAAACAATTTAGCATGTCAAACTCGTTGTTCCAGACAGCCTCCGGTAAACCAGTCAATATATCTTGTACAGGTCTTAATAAGGCCAAGGCGTTGTTGGGCTTGGAAGAAAATGGTGACCATGAAACATTTCCAGGTTCtggaaagaaaaatacaacTTCAGATGAGCTCTTTGGTTTTAGGAATTCCTTTCCTATTGTGGAAGTAGAGGGCATTGCTAGCACAGGGTCTACTAATGTTTCAGCAGCTTCGTTGTCTCCGTTTGATGTTAAATTTAACTCCCCAGTTTGTCCAGCAGAGGAGTTAGTAGCAGATTTTCTGCACTCTGCAGATAAACCTCCTCCAATAAAGTTTCATACTGCTGGTGGTAGATCAATAACAGTTTCCTGTGAGGCATTCAAACGCGCAAAGAGTCTGCTTGGAGATCTAGAGCTGGGTTGTCTTGTTGATGAAAAGGATATGGCTGATCCATTGCTTTCTTTTTCAAAAGACCAAAAATCTGTTGATCAGGTCTCCACCAAAGAATTGAACTCTGATACTCCTGTTTCCCTCTTATCGGCAGCGAAAG AGAATCTCGTTCCAGCAAGTAACTTGATTAAGGAATTTGATGCTGTGGCAAAAGAAAGCACTAGTAGGCTGGACCATAGTATTCCACAGAATGGAGAGCCATTCAATAATAACTCAGCAGCTACGGACCTTAGAGAAAATGATATCGCTTCAAAACCTAAATTGCTAGAACGGCCTTCCAGGGGCCCTTTGGTGGATATCTCAAATAACATTGGAGGAGGAATTGCAGATAGAAACCAGAACGTTGGTCGGAAGAGGAAACCCGGGGGAAGTTTTGTTTCTCCATTCAAGAAGCCTCGAAGCACCAGCATTGTCAACCCTCTCAAAAGAAACGATTCCAGTGCTGCTAATG GGTTCTCAGATTTAGCACCAAAATTACCCTCTCAAAAAGGAAAGGTTTCAATTCGATATCCATTCCATGTGGCACGATTGTATATGAAAGAGTATCTTGGAAAGCCTCCATCAATCCTGAGCAAG TTAGAGAGTTTGCCAGATGACGTGAGCAGGATGAATCCAGCTACTGCTGAGACTTATGTGTTCAATGATGAATCTTGCTCAGGTTGCATTGGAGTAGGGTCTTTTTTGGAGATGCTGTCTCAATCAGGAGCTTCCATGCAATATGTTtctaaaaa GTGGATTACAAATCACTATAAGTGGATTGTTTGGAAACTTGCATCTTATGAGAGGTGTTACAGTGGCAAATTTTCCGGGAAACTTCTGACAATATGCAATGTACTTGAAGAATTAAAATACAG ATATGAAAGAGAAGTAAATCATGGTCATCGATCTGCAGTTAAGAGAATTTTAGAAGGAGACCTCCCACCTTCTTCTATGATGGTACTCTGTGTTTCCAATATCTATTCAATTCGTGTCTCGCCAGTTGGACCTCAATCTTCATTGTCTAGCACGACCGAGAATGGAACTTGTGCAAAAGTTGAACTGACCGATGGgtg GTATTCAATAATTGCTGTTTTAGATTTACAACTATCCAAGAAAATGGCTACTGGAAAGCTGTTTGTTGGCCAAAAGCTTAGG ATCTGGGGAGCTGGATTGTGTGGCTGGACAGGTCCTGTTTCACCTCTTGAG GTGTCAGGGACGACTAGTTTACTGCTGCATATAAATGGGACATATAGAGCTCATTGGGCATCTCGTTTGGGTTTCT GTAAAGGTGGTGGTATTCCATTATCATTTATGTCAATCAAGGATGGTGGAGGTGCTGTTCCACTAACATTGGTTGTAATTTCAAGGATATATCCTGTTCTCTTCAGGGAAAG GTTAAGTAATCGGGGGTTCGTTGTAAGATCTGAACGGATGGAAGTTAAAGAGATGCAGAATTTTAATGAAAG ACGTAGTAGCATTGTGGAGGGAGTAGTCTCAGAATCTCAAAGAGAAAAGCGAGATGCATACATCGGAAGCGACTATGAAAGCAAAGAAGGGGCAAGGATTTTAAGGATACTTGAGAGAGCTGCAGAACCAGAAGTTCTGATGGCAGAGATGACTTCAGAGCAGTTGAACTTATTTTCATCCTATCAAGCGAAGTTGGAG GCATTCAGGCAGTCTGACATGCAAAAATCTCTTGAAAAAGCTTTGCAAACTGCTGGACTTGCTGAAAGAGACGTCACTCCGTTTATGCGAGTTAGAGTTGTTGGATTGACTAGCAAACGTACATCATTGAAGTGCTGTCCAAAGGAAGGCTTGATTACAATATGGAATCCTACTGAGAAACAG CACTGTGGGCTTGCAGAGGGTCAAGCTTTTTCTGTTACTGGTCTTACACCGATAAGCTCAGACTCTAGCACCCTTTACTTGCAAACGAAAGGGTCCACATCCAAATGGCTTCCTTTGTCTCCTCGGGCAGTTGAACATTTTGA GAGCTCTTTCTGTCCTCGCCAATCAATTTCATTGAGTAAATTGGGTGAAGTTCCTATTTCCAG GGAGTTCGATATTGCTGCGGTGGTTGTTTTTGTGGGGCAGCTGTATGCAGAAGCTCATCAAACAAAGCAGTGGGTATTTGTGGCTGATGGATCCAAAGCTATGTTGGATTCTGATGACGAATTAGAAACCTTGATGGCCATCAGTTTCACCTCACCACACATAGGAACTGATTCATTTGCTCCAATAAATTCCAACCTTGTAGAATCTACG GTTTGTTTTTGCAATGTCATCAAAAGAGCAAGAGATAATGTTAATAACCTGTGGGTAGCTGAAGCAACTGAAAATTCaacttattatttaaattatgatcattcaGATTGTTCTCATCTAAAAGATGCGGGTGCTTCTGCTGAAAGATGGGCAAAGATATCTGGTTTG AGACTTGAAAAGCTTAGGGGAAGAGTTTTATCTATAATTAGCTGA
- the LOC107008750 gene encoding protein BREAST CANCER SUSCEPTIBILITY 2 homolog B-like isoform X2, with the protein MSMWQLYSVSVNDFRWKVSDGESLTEEPSLTLPPQQLQSIPDLLCQGTSRLAGNTDSTCTRFPIFRGKPVSVKHSSISTALSILGDEDKPILDTGIGTGRQDVLTFQEAVFQKGSGEPLNAPQSFSSSSLNKQFSMSNSLFQTASGKPVNISCTGLNKAKALLGLEENGDHETFPGSGKKNTTSDELFGFRNSFPIVEVEGIASTGSTNVSAASLSPFDVKFNSPVCPAEELVADFLHSADKPPPIKFHTAGGRSITVSCEAFKRAKSLLGDLELGCLVDEKDMADPLLSFSKDQKSVDQVSTKELNSDTPVSLLSAAKGSGSSSLFTSPLRSTLYHKKSSIKTENLVPASNLIKEFDAVAKESTSRLDHSIPQNGEPFNNNSAATDLRENDIASKPKLLERPSRGPLVDISNNIGGGIADRNQNVGRKRKPGGSFVSPFKKPRSTSIVNPLKRNDSSAANDLAPKLPSQKGKVSIRYPFHVARLYMKEYLGKPPSILSKLESLPDDVSRMNPATAETYVFNDESCSGCIGVGSFLEMLSQSGASMQYVSKKWITNHYKWIVWKLASYERCYSGKFSGKLLTICNVLEELKYRYEREVNHGHRSAVKRILEGDLPPSSMMVLCVSNIYSIRVSPVGPQSSLSSTTENGTCAKVELTDGWYSIIAVLDLQLSKKMATGKLFVGQKLRIWGAGLCGWTGPVSPLEVSGTTSLLLHINGTYRAHWASRLGFCKGGGIPLSFMSIKDGGGAVPLTLVVISRIYPVLFRERLSNRGFVVRSERMEVKEMQNFNERRSSIVEGVVSESQREKRDAYIGSDYESKEGARILRILERAAEPEVLMAEMTSEQLNLFSSYQAKLEAFRQSDMQKSLEKALQTAGLAERDVTPFMRVRVVGLTSKRTSLKCCPKEGLITIWNPTEKQHCGLAEGQAFSVTGLTPISSDSSTLYLQTKGSTSKWLPLSPRAVEHFESSFCPRQSISLSKLGEVPISREFDIAAVVVFVGQLYAEAHQTKQWVFVADGSKAMLDSDDELETLMAISFTSPHIGTDSFAPINSNLVESTVCFCNVIKRARDNVNNLWVAEATENSTYYLNYDHSDCSHLKDAGASAERWAKISGLRLEKLRGRVLSIIS; encoded by the exons ATGTCGATGTGGCAGTTGTACTCCGTGTCGGTGAATGATTTCCGATGGAAAGTCTCGGATGGAGAGTCTCTTACTGAAGAACCGAGCTTAACCCTACCTCCCCAGCAGCTCCAATCCATACCCGATCTCTTGTGTCAAG GAACTTCGAGATTAGCAGGGAACACTGATTCAACTTGTACAAGATTTCCAATTTTTCGAGGGAAACCTGTGTCAGTGAAACATTCTTCCATATCAACAGCTCTTTCCATCCTTGGTGATGAAGACAAGCCGATTTTGGACACAG GCATAGGAACTGGAAGACAAGATGTTCTTACTTTTCAGGAAGCCGTGTTCCAGAAAGGCTCAGGGGAACCCCTTAATGCTCCACAATCCTTTTCCTCTTCTAGCTTGAACAAACAATTTAGCATGTCAAACTCGTTGTTCCAGACAGCCTCCGGTAAACCAGTCAATATATCTTGTACAGGTCTTAATAAGGCCAAGGCGTTGTTGGGCTTGGAAGAAAATGGTGACCATGAAACATTTCCAGGTTCtggaaagaaaaatacaacTTCAGATGAGCTCTTTGGTTTTAGGAATTCCTTTCCTATTGTGGAAGTAGAGGGCATTGCTAGCACAGGGTCTACTAATGTTTCAGCAGCTTCGTTGTCTCCGTTTGATGTTAAATTTAACTCCCCAGTTTGTCCAGCAGAGGAGTTAGTAGCAGATTTTCTGCACTCTGCAGATAAACCTCCTCCAATAAAGTTTCATACTGCTGGTGGTAGATCAATAACAGTTTCCTGTGAGGCATTCAAACGCGCAAAGAGTCTGCTTGGAGATCTAGAGCTGGGTTGTCTTGTTGATGAAAAGGATATGGCTGATCCATTGCTTTCTTTTTCAAAAGACCAAAAATCTGTTGATCAGGTCTCCACCAAAGAATTGAACTCTGATACTCCTGTTTCCCTCTTATCGGCAGCGAAAGGTAGTGGGTCCTCAAGTCTTTTTACATCGCCATTGAGATCAACTTTGTATCATAAAAAGTCTTCAATTAAAACAGAGAATCTCGTTCCAGCAAGTAACTTGATTAAGGAATTTGATGCTGTGGCAAAAGAAAGCACTAGTAGGCTGGACCATAGTATTCCACAGAATGGAGAGCCATTCAATAATAACTCAGCAGCTACGGACCTTAGAGAAAATGATATCGCTTCAAAACCTAAATTGCTAGAACGGCCTTCCAGGGGCCCTTTGGTGGATATCTCAAATAACATTGGAGGAGGAATTGCAGATAGAAACCAGAACGTTGGTCGGAAGAGGAAACCCGGGGGAAGTTTTGTTTCTCCATTCAAGAAGCCTCGAAGCACCAGCATTGTCAACCCTCTCAAAAGAAACGATTCCAGTGCTGCTAATG ATTTAGCACCAAAATTACCCTCTCAAAAAGGAAAGGTTTCAATTCGATATCCATTCCATGTGGCACGATTGTATATGAAAGAGTATCTTGGAAAGCCTCCATCAATCCTGAGCAAG TTAGAGAGTTTGCCAGATGACGTGAGCAGGATGAATCCAGCTACTGCTGAGACTTATGTGTTCAATGATGAATCTTGCTCAGGTTGCATTGGAGTAGGGTCTTTTTTGGAGATGCTGTCTCAATCAGGAGCTTCCATGCAATATGTTtctaaaaa GTGGATTACAAATCACTATAAGTGGATTGTTTGGAAACTTGCATCTTATGAGAGGTGTTACAGTGGCAAATTTTCCGGGAAACTTCTGACAATATGCAATGTACTTGAAGAATTAAAATACAG ATATGAAAGAGAAGTAAATCATGGTCATCGATCTGCAGTTAAGAGAATTTTAGAAGGAGACCTCCCACCTTCTTCTATGATGGTACTCTGTGTTTCCAATATCTATTCAATTCGTGTCTCGCCAGTTGGACCTCAATCTTCATTGTCTAGCACGACCGAGAATGGAACTTGTGCAAAAGTTGAACTGACCGATGGgtg GTATTCAATAATTGCTGTTTTAGATTTACAACTATCCAAGAAAATGGCTACTGGAAAGCTGTTTGTTGGCCAAAAGCTTAGG ATCTGGGGAGCTGGATTGTGTGGCTGGACAGGTCCTGTTTCACCTCTTGAG GTGTCAGGGACGACTAGTTTACTGCTGCATATAAATGGGACATATAGAGCTCATTGGGCATCTCGTTTGGGTTTCT GTAAAGGTGGTGGTATTCCATTATCATTTATGTCAATCAAGGATGGTGGAGGTGCTGTTCCACTAACATTGGTTGTAATTTCAAGGATATATCCTGTTCTCTTCAGGGAAAG GTTAAGTAATCGGGGGTTCGTTGTAAGATCTGAACGGATGGAAGTTAAAGAGATGCAGAATTTTAATGAAAG ACGTAGTAGCATTGTGGAGGGAGTAGTCTCAGAATCTCAAAGAGAAAAGCGAGATGCATACATCGGAAGCGACTATGAAAGCAAAGAAGGGGCAAGGATTTTAAGGATACTTGAGAGAGCTGCAGAACCAGAAGTTCTGATGGCAGAGATGACTTCAGAGCAGTTGAACTTATTTTCATCCTATCAAGCGAAGTTGGAG GCATTCAGGCAGTCTGACATGCAAAAATCTCTTGAAAAAGCTTTGCAAACTGCTGGACTTGCTGAAAGAGACGTCACTCCGTTTATGCGAGTTAGAGTTGTTGGATTGACTAGCAAACGTACATCATTGAAGTGCTGTCCAAAGGAAGGCTTGATTACAATATGGAATCCTACTGAGAAACAG CACTGTGGGCTTGCAGAGGGTCAAGCTTTTTCTGTTACTGGTCTTACACCGATAAGCTCAGACTCTAGCACCCTTTACTTGCAAACGAAAGGGTCCACATCCAAATGGCTTCCTTTGTCTCCTCGGGCAGTTGAACATTTTGA GAGCTCTTTCTGTCCTCGCCAATCAATTTCATTGAGTAAATTGGGTGAAGTTCCTATTTCCAG GGAGTTCGATATTGCTGCGGTGGTTGTTTTTGTGGGGCAGCTGTATGCAGAAGCTCATCAAACAAAGCAGTGGGTATTTGTGGCTGATGGATCCAAAGCTATGTTGGATTCTGATGACGAATTAGAAACCTTGATGGCCATCAGTTTCACCTCACCACACATAGGAACTGATTCATTTGCTCCAATAAATTCCAACCTTGTAGAATCTACG GTTTGTTTTTGCAATGTCATCAAAAGAGCAAGAGATAATGTTAATAACCTGTGGGTAGCTGAAGCAACTGAAAATTCaacttattatttaaattatgatcattcaGATTGTTCTCATCTAAAAGATGCGGGTGCTTCTGCTGAAAGATGGGCAAAGATATCTGGTTTG AGACTTGAAAAGCTTAGGGGAAGAGTTTTATCTATAATTAGCTGA
- the LOC107008750 gene encoding protein BREAST CANCER SUSCEPTIBILITY 2 homolog B-like isoform X1 — MSMWQLYSVSVNDFRWKVSDGESLTEEPSLTLPPQQLQSIPDLLCQGTSRLAGNTDSTCTRFPIFRGKPVSVKHSSISTALSILGDEDKPILDTGIGTGRQDVLTFQEAVFQKGSGEPLNAPQSFSSSSLNKQFSMSNSLFQTASGKPVNISCTGLNKAKALLGLEENGDHETFPGSGKKNTTSDELFGFRNSFPIVEVEGIASTGSTNVSAASLSPFDVKFNSPVCPAEELVADFLHSADKPPPIKFHTAGGRSITVSCEAFKRAKSLLGDLELGCLVDEKDMADPLLSFSKDQKSVDQVSTKELNSDTPVSLLSAAKGSGSSSLFTSPLRSTLYHKKSSIKTENLVPASNLIKEFDAVAKESTSRLDHSIPQNGEPFNNNSAATDLRENDIASKPKLLERPSRGPLVDISNNIGGGIADRNQNVGRKRKPGGSFVSPFKKPRSTSIVNPLKRNDSSAANGFSDLAPKLPSQKGKVSIRYPFHVARLYMKEYLGKPPSILSKLESLPDDVSRMNPATAETYVFNDESCSGCIGVGSFLEMLSQSGASMQYVSKKWITNHYKWIVWKLASYERCYSGKFSGKLLTICNVLEELKYRYEREVNHGHRSAVKRILEGDLPPSSMMVLCVSNIYSIRVSPVGPQSSLSSTTENGTCAKVELTDGWYSIIAVLDLQLSKKMATGKLFVGQKLRIWGAGLCGWTGPVSPLEVSGTTSLLLHINGTYRAHWASRLGFCKGGGIPLSFMSIKDGGGAVPLTLVVISRIYPVLFRERLSNRGFVVRSERMEVKEMQNFNERRSSIVEGVVSESQREKRDAYIGSDYESKEGARILRILERAAEPEVLMAEMTSEQLNLFSSYQAKLEAFRQSDMQKSLEKALQTAGLAERDVTPFMRVRVVGLTSKRTSLKCCPKEGLITIWNPTEKQHCGLAEGQAFSVTGLTPISSDSSTLYLQTKGSTSKWLPLSPRAVEHFESSFCPRQSISLSKLGEVPISREFDIAAVVVFVGQLYAEAHQTKQWVFVADGSKAMLDSDDELETLMAISFTSPHIGTDSFAPINSNLVESTVCFCNVIKRARDNVNNLWVAEATENSTYYLNYDHSDCSHLKDAGASAERWAKISGLRLEKLRGRVLSIIS, encoded by the exons ATGTCGATGTGGCAGTTGTACTCCGTGTCGGTGAATGATTTCCGATGGAAAGTCTCGGATGGAGAGTCTCTTACTGAAGAACCGAGCTTAACCCTACCTCCCCAGCAGCTCCAATCCATACCCGATCTCTTGTGTCAAG GAACTTCGAGATTAGCAGGGAACACTGATTCAACTTGTACAAGATTTCCAATTTTTCGAGGGAAACCTGTGTCAGTGAAACATTCTTCCATATCAACAGCTCTTTCCATCCTTGGTGATGAAGACAAGCCGATTTTGGACACAG GCATAGGAACTGGAAGACAAGATGTTCTTACTTTTCAGGAAGCCGTGTTCCAGAAAGGCTCAGGGGAACCCCTTAATGCTCCACAATCCTTTTCCTCTTCTAGCTTGAACAAACAATTTAGCATGTCAAACTCGTTGTTCCAGACAGCCTCCGGTAAACCAGTCAATATATCTTGTACAGGTCTTAATAAGGCCAAGGCGTTGTTGGGCTTGGAAGAAAATGGTGACCATGAAACATTTCCAGGTTCtggaaagaaaaatacaacTTCAGATGAGCTCTTTGGTTTTAGGAATTCCTTTCCTATTGTGGAAGTAGAGGGCATTGCTAGCACAGGGTCTACTAATGTTTCAGCAGCTTCGTTGTCTCCGTTTGATGTTAAATTTAACTCCCCAGTTTGTCCAGCAGAGGAGTTAGTAGCAGATTTTCTGCACTCTGCAGATAAACCTCCTCCAATAAAGTTTCATACTGCTGGTGGTAGATCAATAACAGTTTCCTGTGAGGCATTCAAACGCGCAAAGAGTCTGCTTGGAGATCTAGAGCTGGGTTGTCTTGTTGATGAAAAGGATATGGCTGATCCATTGCTTTCTTTTTCAAAAGACCAAAAATCTGTTGATCAGGTCTCCACCAAAGAATTGAACTCTGATACTCCTGTTTCCCTCTTATCGGCAGCGAAAGGTAGTGGGTCCTCAAGTCTTTTTACATCGCCATTGAGATCAACTTTGTATCATAAAAAGTCTTCAATTAAAACAGAGAATCTCGTTCCAGCAAGTAACTTGATTAAGGAATTTGATGCTGTGGCAAAAGAAAGCACTAGTAGGCTGGACCATAGTATTCCACAGAATGGAGAGCCATTCAATAATAACTCAGCAGCTACGGACCTTAGAGAAAATGATATCGCTTCAAAACCTAAATTGCTAGAACGGCCTTCCAGGGGCCCTTTGGTGGATATCTCAAATAACATTGGAGGAGGAATTGCAGATAGAAACCAGAACGTTGGTCGGAAGAGGAAACCCGGGGGAAGTTTTGTTTCTCCATTCAAGAAGCCTCGAAGCACCAGCATTGTCAACCCTCTCAAAAGAAACGATTCCAGTGCTGCTAATG GGTTCTCAGATTTAGCACCAAAATTACCCTCTCAAAAAGGAAAGGTTTCAATTCGATATCCATTCCATGTGGCACGATTGTATATGAAAGAGTATCTTGGAAAGCCTCCATCAATCCTGAGCAAG TTAGAGAGTTTGCCAGATGACGTGAGCAGGATGAATCCAGCTACTGCTGAGACTTATGTGTTCAATGATGAATCTTGCTCAGGTTGCATTGGAGTAGGGTCTTTTTTGGAGATGCTGTCTCAATCAGGAGCTTCCATGCAATATGTTtctaaaaa GTGGATTACAAATCACTATAAGTGGATTGTTTGGAAACTTGCATCTTATGAGAGGTGTTACAGTGGCAAATTTTCCGGGAAACTTCTGACAATATGCAATGTACTTGAAGAATTAAAATACAG ATATGAAAGAGAAGTAAATCATGGTCATCGATCTGCAGTTAAGAGAATTTTAGAAGGAGACCTCCCACCTTCTTCTATGATGGTACTCTGTGTTTCCAATATCTATTCAATTCGTGTCTCGCCAGTTGGACCTCAATCTTCATTGTCTAGCACGACCGAGAATGGAACTTGTGCAAAAGTTGAACTGACCGATGGgtg GTATTCAATAATTGCTGTTTTAGATTTACAACTATCCAAGAAAATGGCTACTGGAAAGCTGTTTGTTGGCCAAAAGCTTAGG ATCTGGGGAGCTGGATTGTGTGGCTGGACAGGTCCTGTTTCACCTCTTGAG GTGTCAGGGACGACTAGTTTACTGCTGCATATAAATGGGACATATAGAGCTCATTGGGCATCTCGTTTGGGTTTCT GTAAAGGTGGTGGTATTCCATTATCATTTATGTCAATCAAGGATGGTGGAGGTGCTGTTCCACTAACATTGGTTGTAATTTCAAGGATATATCCTGTTCTCTTCAGGGAAAG GTTAAGTAATCGGGGGTTCGTTGTAAGATCTGAACGGATGGAAGTTAAAGAGATGCAGAATTTTAATGAAAG ACGTAGTAGCATTGTGGAGGGAGTAGTCTCAGAATCTCAAAGAGAAAAGCGAGATGCATACATCGGAAGCGACTATGAAAGCAAAGAAGGGGCAAGGATTTTAAGGATACTTGAGAGAGCTGCAGAACCAGAAGTTCTGATGGCAGAGATGACTTCAGAGCAGTTGAACTTATTTTCATCCTATCAAGCGAAGTTGGAG GCATTCAGGCAGTCTGACATGCAAAAATCTCTTGAAAAAGCTTTGCAAACTGCTGGACTTGCTGAAAGAGACGTCACTCCGTTTATGCGAGTTAGAGTTGTTGGATTGACTAGCAAACGTACATCATTGAAGTGCTGTCCAAAGGAAGGCTTGATTACAATATGGAATCCTACTGAGAAACAG CACTGTGGGCTTGCAGAGGGTCAAGCTTTTTCTGTTACTGGTCTTACACCGATAAGCTCAGACTCTAGCACCCTTTACTTGCAAACGAAAGGGTCCACATCCAAATGGCTTCCTTTGTCTCCTCGGGCAGTTGAACATTTTGA GAGCTCTTTCTGTCCTCGCCAATCAATTTCATTGAGTAAATTGGGTGAAGTTCCTATTTCCAG GGAGTTCGATATTGCTGCGGTGGTTGTTTTTGTGGGGCAGCTGTATGCAGAAGCTCATCAAACAAAGCAGTGGGTATTTGTGGCTGATGGATCCAAAGCTATGTTGGATTCTGATGACGAATTAGAAACCTTGATGGCCATCAGTTTCACCTCACCACACATAGGAACTGATTCATTTGCTCCAATAAATTCCAACCTTGTAGAATCTACG GTTTGTTTTTGCAATGTCATCAAAAGAGCAAGAGATAATGTTAATAACCTGTGGGTAGCTGAAGCAACTGAAAATTCaacttattatttaaattatgatcattcaGATTGTTCTCATCTAAAAGATGCGGGTGCTTCTGCTGAAAGATGGGCAAAGATATCTGGTTTG AGACTTGAAAAGCTTAGGGGAAGAGTTTTATCTATAATTAGCTGA